The Bombus vancouverensis nearcticus chromosome 12, iyBomVanc1_principal, whole genome shotgun sequence genome contains a region encoding:
- the ATPCL gene encoding ATP-citrate synthase produces MSAKAIREATGKDLINRKLPSGTNTVKCRFVTITENTNWTDIVNEHPWVQTEKLVVKPDQLIKRRGKLGLIKVNADLAAVKQWIAERMNKDQQVGNTTGKLRTFIIEPFVPHKQEEEAYVCIYSHRNADTILFHHEGGVDIGDVDAKALKLDVPVGEEAPDRSTIINKLLIHVADDKKEVIGKFVESLYKLYVNLYFTYLEINPLVVTKNGIYILDLAAKLDTTADFICRPDWGDIDYPPPFGRDAYPEEAYIADLDSKSGASLKLTILNPAGRIWTMVAGGGASVIYSDTICDLGAANELANYGEYSGAPSEQQTYEYAKTILSLMTKEKRPEGKVLIIGGGIANFTNVAATFKGIVKALQEYQPKLVDHNVKIFVRRAGPNYQEGLRIIREVGKRLGIPVYVFGPETHMTAICAMALGKKPIPDPEAQEFSTANFLLPSGQDVGPSAPSASASSLPTKQSKLKASNSVDGSSHKQLFSCKTRSIIWGMQNRAVQSMLDFDFICRRSEPSVAAIVYPFTGDHKQKFYWGHKEVLIPVYKQMKDAMTKHTDADVMVTFASLRSAYESAVETMQFPQIRTIAIIAEGIPENMTRKLILMAQHKGVTIIGPATVGGLKPGCFKIGNTGGMMDNILHSKLYRPGSVAYVSRSGGMSNELNNIISKASNGVLEGVAIGGDRYPGTTFMDHIIRYQENPEVKLIVLLGEVGGVEEYEVCQALKTKRITKPLIAWCIGTCASMFKSEVQFGHAGSIAHSNLETASAKNAALKEAGAFVPDSFDSLGDLMQTVYNNLVKEGVIVPAPEVPPPTVPMDYSWARELGLIRKPASFMTSICDERGQELLYAGMPVTEVLKQNVGIGGVVSLLWFQRCLAPMYCKFLEMSLMLTADHGPAVSGAHNTIVCARAGKDLVSSLVSGLLTIGDRFGGALDGAARMFSEAYDAGLHPQEFVNNTRKKGKLIMGIGHRIKSINNPDMRVKLIKEYVMEHFPARPLVEYALEVEKITTSKKPNLILNVDGIIACAFVDMLRNSGSFTREEAQEYIEIGAINSLFVLGRSIGFIGHYMDQKRLKQGLYRHPWDDISYVLPEQYN; encoded by the exons ATGTCAGCGAAAGCAATTCGTGAAGCAACTGGAAAAGATCTTATTAATCGCAAACTTCCTTCTGGCACAAATACAGTGAAATGTCGGTTTGTGACCATTACAGAAAACACAAATTGGACAGACATTGTGAATGAGCATCCATGGGTCCAAACTGAAAAATTAGTGGTAAAACCAGATCAATTGATCAAACGGCGAGGAAAGCTTGGACTAATTAAAGTGAATGCTGATTTGGCTGCCGTAAAACAATGGATTGCAGAAAGAATGAACAAAGATCAACAAGTGGGGAATACAACTGGAAAACTGAGAACATTCATCATCGAGCCTTTTGTTCCTCACAAACAA GAAGAAGAAGCCTATGTTTGTATCTATTCCCACAGAAATGCTGATACCATTTTATTCCATCATGAAGGTGGTGTTGACATTGGGGATGTTGATGCAAAGGCCTTGAAATTAGATGTACCTGTTGGAGAAGAAGCACCAGATCGGTCTACTATaatcaataaattattaatacacGTAGCAGATGACAAAAAAGA AGTGATTGGCAAATTTGTAGAATCTCTATATAAGCTTTATGTTAACTTATATTTCACTTACTTAGAGATAAATCCATTGGTGgtaacaaaaaatggaattTATATACTTGATCTCGCTGCAAAGTTGGACACAACTGCGGACTTCATCTGCAGACCTGACTGGGGAGATATCGATTATCCACCACCATTTGGAAGGGATGCTTATCCAGAAGAGGCCTACATCGCCGATTTAGATTCTAAATCTGGAGCTAGCTTGAAATTGACTATTCTTAATCCAGCTGGTCGGATATGGACAATGGTTGCTGGCGGTG GAGCATCCGTGATATACTCGGACACTATTTGCGATTTGGGAGCCGCGAATGAATTAGCTAATTATGGAGAATATTCTGGTGCACCTAGCGAACAACAAACTTACGAGTACGCAAAAACCATTCTGAGCTTGATGACAAAAGAAAAACGGCCAGAGGGGAAGGTATTGATCATTGGTGGTGGTATCGCTAACTTTACAAATGTAGCTGCCACTTTCAAAGGTATTGTAAAGGCACTACAAGAGTATCAGCCTAAACTCGTAGATCATaacgtaaaaatattcgtaagaAGAGCGGGGCCTAATTATCAAGAAGGTCTAAG AATTATACGTGAAGTTGGTAAAAGACTCGGCATTCCCGTTTATGTATTTGGTCCAGAAACTCACATGACAGCTATATGCGCGATGGCATTAGGCAAAAAGCCAATTCCAGATCCTGAAGCACAGGAATTTTCAACTGCAAATTTTTTGTTACCCTCGGGACAAGATGTAGGTCCTTCAGCTCCCTCTGCTAGTGCTTCCTCTTTACCCACTAAACAGTCTAAACTAAAAGCAAGCAACTCTGTTGACGGATCATCACACAAACAGCTCTTTAGTTGTAAAACCAGATCCATTATCTGGGGAATGCAAAATAGAGCTGTTCAGAGTATGTTAGACTTTGACTTCATTTGTCGTAGATCTGAACCATCCGTAGCTGCCATTGTATATCCTTTCACGGGTGACCACAAACAAAAATTTTACTGGGGTCACAAAgag GTACTCATTCCTGTCTATAAACAAATGAAAGACGCTATGACTAAACACACAGATGCTGACGTTATGGTCACGTTTGCATCCTTAAGATCCGCATACGAAAGCGCTGTGGAAACCATGCAATTCCCTCAAATTCGAACAATTGCTATTATTGCTGAGGGAATACCTGAAAATATGACAAGAAAGTTAATTTTAATGGCGCAACATAAAGGCGTTACTATCATTGGTCCAGCCACAGTTGGAGGTCTCAAACCTGGTTGTTTCAAAATTGGTAATACCGGTGGAATGATGGACAATATTCTTCATAGTAAACTTTACAGGCCTGGCAG TGTTGCATATGTCTCTCGTTCCGGAGGCATGTCTAATGaactaaataatataatttccaaAGCTTCTAATGGAGTATTGGAAGGTGTTGCAATTGGTGGAGATCGTTATCCAGGAACAACATTTATGGATCACATTATACGTTATCAAGAAAATCCGGAAGTGAAGCTTATAGTACTTCTTGGTGAAGTCGGTGGTGTGGAAGAGTATGAAGTATGTCAAGCACTGAAAACAAAGAGAATTACAAAGCCATTGATTGCTTGGTGCATCGGTACCTGCGCCAGCATGTTCAAATCTGAAGTACAGTTTGGTCATGCTGGATCTATTGCTCATAGCAATTTAGAAACAGCTTCTGCCAAAAATGCTGCATTAAAAGAAGCTGGTGCTTTTGTTCCTGACAGTTTTGATAGCTTAGGTGACTTAATGCAGACTGTTTACAATAATCTTGTAAAAGAGGGAGTGATAGTACCTGCACCGGAagttcctcctcccactgttccTATGGATTACAGTTGGGCTAGG GAACTCGGTCTGATACGAAAACCAGCTTCATTCATGACCTCGATATGTGATGAACGTGGCCAAGAATTATTATATGCTGGAATGCCTGTAACAGAAGTTCTTAAGCAGAACGTAGGAATTGGTGGTGTAGTTTCATTATTATGGTTCCAGCGATGTTTGGCGCCAATGTATTGTAAATTTCTTGAAATGTCTTTAATGTTAACAGCTGATCACGGGCCTGCCGTGTCAGGGGCACATAACACTATTGTTTGTGCAAGAGCTGGTAAAGATTTAGTTAGCTCTCTAGTATCTGGTCTTTTGACTATC GGTGATCGTTTCGGTGGTGCATTGGATGGTGCGGCTCGTATGTTCTCTGAAGCATATGATGCTGGATTACATCCACAAGAGTTTGTAAATAATACACGTAAGAAGGGCAAACTCATAATGGGTATTGGTCATCGTATAAAGTCCATAAATAATCCAGACATGCGGGTAAAACTCATTAAAGAATATGTAATGGAGCATTTCCCTGCCAGACCGTTGGTAGAATATGCACTGGAAGTTGAGAAAATAACCACGAGTAAGAAGCCTAATTTAATCTTGAATGTGGATGGTATAATTGCTTGTGCTTTTGTTGATATGTTGAGGAACAGCGGAAGCTTCACAAGAGAAGAAGCACAAgaatatatcgaaattggtgCTATAAATAGTTTATTTGTTCTTGGTAGAAGTATAGGTTTTATTG GTCATTACATGGATCAAAAAAGGTTGAAACAAGGTTTATACCGACATCCTTGGGATGATATTTCTTATGTATTGCCAGAACAATATAATTGA
- the Tango9 gene encoding transport and golgi organization 9, with protein sequence MAWTRYQCILAALMVVTGSFNTLSVKYADQQVVPDENGQPRHFNHPFMQSSFMFIGEMMCLLVFKVLYHYYSRRGDNSVDSNPLTKGSHVFNPFILLIPALCDTCATSIMYVGLNMTYASSFQMFRGAVIIFTAVLSMGFLNKKLVSREWLGIVMVIIGLVLVGLSDITMEKSDVSTNSILTGDLLIICAQVIIAVQMVIEEKFIAGQNIPALQAVGWEGIFGFITICIIMIPLNFIHVPPPFADNSQGTLEATKDAFIQIGNSGYLLMAIVGISFSIAFFNFAGISITKEIGATTRMILDSVRTIIIWAFSLAFRWQAFHYLQLIGFIVLLIGMCCYNNVIIPQLLRKCRYRLGRHKPPPTDRERIINTAADDIPETQ encoded by the exons ATGGCATGGACACGCTATCAATGTATTTTAGCAGCACTAATGGTTGTTACTGGGTCTTTCAATACTTTATCTgtaaa atatgcAGATCAACAAGTTGTACCAGATGAAAATGGTCAACCTAGGCATTTTAATCATCCTTTTATGCAATCATCTTTCATGTTTATTGGAGAGATGATGTGTCTTTTAGTATTTAAAGTCCTTTATCATTATTATAGTCGCAGAGGA GATAATTCTGTGGACAGCAATCCGTTAACTAAAGGCTCACATGTATTTAATCCTTTTATTCTACTGATTCCTGCCTTATGTGATACATGTGCTACTTCTATTATGTATGTCGGCTTGAATATGACATATGCTAGTAGTTTTCAAATGTTTCGTGGTGCTGTTATAATATTCACTGCTGTGCTCTCAATGGGTTTTCTTAATAAAAAACTGGTTAGTAGGGAATGGTTAGGTATAGTAATGGTTATAATTGGTTTAGTTCTCGTTGGGCTTAGTGACATAACTATGGAAAAATCAGATGTCAGCACAAATTCTATTTTAACTGGAGATTTACTTATCATATGTGCACAG GTAATAATTGCTGTTCAAATGGTCATAGAAGAAAAGTTCATAGCAGGGCAAAATATACCAGCGTTGCAAGCAGTTGGCTGGGAAG gtATATTTGGATTCATTACTATATGCATTATAATGATTCCCCTTAACTTTATACATGTCCCACCTCCTTTTGCTGACAATTCGCAAGGAACCCTTGAAGCTACTAAAGATGCATTTATCCAGATTGGAAATAGTGGTTATTTACTGATGGCTATAGTTG GTATATCATTCAGCATAGCTTTCTTTAACTTTGCTGGTATTAGTATTACCAAAGAAATTGGTGCTACAACAAGGATGATATTAGATAGTGTTCGAACAATTATCATATGGGCTTTCTCTTTAGCATTTAGATGGCAAGCCTTCCATTATTTACAG CTCATTGGATTCATTGTACTACTCATTGGAATGTGTTGTTACAACAACGTTATTATTCCTCAACTACTAAGAAAATGTAGATATCGTTTAGGCCGTCATAAACCACCACCAACTGATCGTGAGCGAATTATTAATACAGCAGCAGATGATATTCCAGAAACGCAATAA
- the LOC117155420 gene encoding integrator complex assembly factor Brat1 yields the protein MSHKYTKISYQNIMSSLNSNKRLTEVLQLFLLPNYNIVSTTYLDLLLSHISEDIKECDTNSYENYELFQKWVLKALHTWSSECLPSQPITIFTLKLIGLVSHNELRFHYWQFKDVYNRLCDIFNLRKDDLPVSIKMAYITMLSNLIKHRSGRQWIIDSDAWKDVVKYAHWNHTLYVTRESHKFLWLLLSHEQQNVNFCKEVILAMAAPLITNNFDTQTCQVLQDNYLEENKLLCTTLDMLTSIIENTLFADMDNTIPELCQELLDLEMRVKALFEACISTKLLSHIHKLFVLCLFIPIKQFIRGGKKTETETTLKFYTELNYISIMLLSKAYVVELVKTNKFLMIFWKKLQSLHEFSFSQEHKFEHQAISIMIMPLALCIKHTYKDSDIFDMFLTKLFDVTCTAVQRLGYNVRDAVLKNDVPVAQIAKVDIDMLLEIMDIMDRDIAVIVFQAMCHVLKNCVPDACSETLDSMTNATHLENGPRKQVYKFPLEGDPIVDHPTLLSSLLNGLAVMTEKFKLKWQECVETICLLSLAQEILNHPGTLPIICVKALKVCKLAIQNFMPPDLVLLIETDSHMNEIGPTLFKRLHDVNWEVRDSVLEVLNTIAIISEDKYPAFQEYLLANEFLQLAVEISKTDSESYVRASALVFLSTTVRINKLWKEKLSQFDLPNTAIMLLNNESEAIVRKEAVILLKELYVHRKWSKNIIDSMTLTMAKTAVLDLHWEVKISALEYWNHVITSHLSDQGVLDGHFPKVTFSKEHRKIVSLNETEIKRRLNKALDELAKQNCLRVLLVTLEDSDLEVCKTSAAIINKLKAFLLKYKLNEPLPALPLPKDSATLDTSYVKYEPPDNVASSTCEMLSNSNNVIEEILDVNDANLLASIYKHSIEADSKTQKSEEKTFQYIPCVTRQVFLQTIFDMDITAYIEEKERWLTTYSTSFDSTLDDILTMYKKGDVNSMDCY from the exons atgtcgcacaaatatacaaaaatttcatATCAAAACATAATGTCATCGTTAAATAGTAATAAAAGATTAACCGAAGTTTTGCAGCTATTTCTGTTGCCTAATTATAACATTGTGTCTACTACCTATCTTGATCTTCTATTATCACACATTTCCGAAGATATTAAAGAGT GTGACACAAATAGTTATGAGAATTATGAATTGTTTCAAAAATGGGTATTAAAAGCACTGCACACTTGGAGTTCTGAGTGCCTTCCTTCCCAACCTATAACTATATTTACTTTAAAACTTATAGGATTAGTTTCACATAATGAATTAAGGTTTCATTATTGGCAGTTTAAAGACGTGTACAACAGATTATGTGACATATTTAACCTACGTAAAGATGATTTACCAGTATCTATTAAAATGGCTTATATTACAATGTTATCTAATTTAATCAAACATAGAAGTGGTAGACAATGGATTATAGATTCTG ATGCTTGGAAGGATGTTGTAAAATATGCACATTGGAATCACACGCTATATGTTACTCGTGAAAGCCATAAATTTTTGTGGCTTTTGCTCTCACATGAACaacaaaatgttaatttttgtAAAGAAGTTATTTTAGCAATGGCAGCACCATTGATAACGAATAATTTTGACACTCAAACATGTCAAGTGCTGCAAGATAAttatttggaagaaaataaGCTATTGTGTACCACGCTAGATATGTTAACCAGTATCATTGAGAATACACTGTTTGCAGATATGGATAATACAATACCTGAATTATGCCAAGAACTCCTTGATTTAGAAATGAGAGTAAAAGCACTGTTTGAAGCATGTATTAGTACAAAACTTTTATCACATATTCATAAGCTATTTGTTCTATGTTTGTTCATTCCAATTAAACAATTCATTAGAGGAGGTAAAAAAACAGAAACAGAAACAACACTGAAGTTCTACACTGAATTGAATTATATATCTATAATGCTTCTCTCCAAAGCATATGTGGTAGAATTAGTAAagacaaacaaatttttaatgatattttggAAAAAGTTACAATCATTGCATGAATTTTCTTTCAGTCAGGAACATAAGTTTGAACATCAAGCTATATCTATAATG ATTATGCCTTTGGCTTTATGTATTAAACATACATATAAAGATTCTGATATTTTTGATATGTTTCTTACCAAACTGTTTGATGTAACATGTACAGCTGTACAAAGATTGGGATACAATGTAAGGGATGCTGTACTTAAAAATGATGTACCTGTAGCACAGATTGCCAAAGTTGATATTGACATGCTTTTAGAAATAATGGACATCATGGATAGG GATATTGCAGTTATTGTCTTTCAAGCAATGTGTCATGTCCTAAAAAATTGTGTGCCAGATGCATGCAGTGAAACTTTAGATAGTATGACTAATGCAACACATTTGGAAAATGGACCAAGGAAACAAGTATATAAGTTTCCCTTAGAAGGGGATCCCATAGTTGATCATCCTACATTATTATCATCACTTTTAAATGGTTTAGCAGTCATGACAGAAAAGTTTAAACTAAAATGGCAAGAATGTGTAGAAACTATATGCTTGTTGTCATTGGCTCAAGAAATTTTAAATCACCCTGGAACATTGCCTATA ATTTGCGTGAAAGCTTTAAAAGTATGTAAGTTAGCAATTCAGAATTTTATGCCGCCTGATTTAGTACTGTTAATTGAAACAGATAGTCACATGAACGAAATTGGGCCAACATTGTTTAAAAGATTACATGATGTCAACTGGGAAGTAAGGGATAGTGTACTGGAAGTTTTAAATACTATAGCTATAATTTCAGAAGACA AATATCCGGCGTTTCAAGAATATTTATTGGCAAATGAGTTTCTACAGCTAGCAGTTGAAATTAGCAAGACAGACAGTGAAAGCTATGTTCGAGCATCTGCTTTAgtttttctttcaactactgttcgtataaataaattatggAAAGAAAAATTATCGCAATTTGATTTACCT aATACTGCAATAATGCTACTCAACAATGAAAGCGAGGCCATAGTCAGAAAGGAAGCAGTAATTCTACTGAAGGAATTATATGTACATCGTAAATGGTC GAAAAATATTATTGATTCAATGACATTGACAATGGCAAAAACTGCTGTGCTTGATCTTCATTGGGAAGTAAAGATAAGTGCTCTCGAATACTGGAATCACGTTATAACATCGCATTTGTCCGATCAAGGTGTACTCGATGGTCATTTTCCAAAAGTAACGTTTTCAAAAGAACACAGGAAAATCGTATCTTTAAATGAAACTGAGATAAAGCGGAGGCTCAATAAAGCACTAGATGAATTAGCGAAACAAAATTGCTTGAGA GTCCTTTTGGTTACTCTAGAAGACAGTGATCTTGAAGTATGCAAAACATCAGCAGCTataataaacaaattaaaagCATTCCTTTTGAAGTATAAACTTAATGAACCTTTACCAGCATTGCCTCTACCCAAAGATAGTGCCACTTTAGATACCTCTTATGTTAAGTACGAACCACCGGATAATGTTGCAAGTTCCACTTGTGAGATGCTTAGTAATTCTAATAATGTGATAGAAGAAATTCTAGATGTTAATGATGCAAATCTACTTGCTTCTATATACAAACATTCAATAGAAGCCGATAGTAAAACGCAAAAATCAGAGGAGAAAACATTTCAATATATTCCTTGTGTGACTAGGCAAGTTTTTCTTCAAACAATTTTTGATATGGACATCACTGCATATATCGAAGAGAAAGAGCGATGGTTGACCACATACTCCACTAGTTTTGATTCAACATTGGATGATATATTAACAATGTACAAAAAAGGAGACGTTAATTCAATGGATTGCTATTAA
- the LOC117155431 gene encoding uncharacterized protein LOC117155431, protein MSVFYQCIICQHPNATVIDLHNHHIQHHNPIELSQTIINLQGFKVLNDMKCTKKKYLQPINLGDNNNNENIYNHVFIKPEPKYKYKNEAINSPKKFTHDNCSINCSQFIAWERELYQRKEITDEEFFNITESLCTDLNKKKHRGRKKKDKTGAEETNIRNMLQQINTIIGIENTTVKQVKTEPCETATTSFWNNIDSSVNTTINEEFLVPKITNPIENTEKKQFTALEVVSTNTDTDVLTYHSSCNNFPWNSIITVSDDEQEMSVDGKNLYSQPEQIDIANFL, encoded by the coding sequence ATGTCTGTGTTCTACCAATGCATTATTTGTCAGCATCCAAATGCTACTGTCATAGATTTACATAATCATCATATCCAACATCACAATCCAATAGAGTTATCACAAACTATTATTAATCTTCAAGGCTTTAAAGTTTTGAATGATATGaaatgtacaaaaaaaaaatatttgcaaccTATAAATTTAGGTGATAACAATAACaatgaaaatatatacaatCATGTTTTCATTAAACCTGAACCaaaatataagtataaaaatgaaGCAATTAATTCACCAAAAAAATTTACTCATGATAATTGTTCGATAAACTGTAGTCAGTTTATTGCTTGGGAACGTGAATTGTatcaaagaaaagaaataactgatgaagaattttttaatattactgAAAGTCTTTGCACTGATCTAAATAAGAAGAAGCATAggggaaggaagaaaaaagataaaacagGTGCAGAAGAGacaaatataagaaatatgttACAGCAAATCAATACAATTATAGGAATAGAGAATACAACTGTGAAACAAGTAAAGACTGAGCCTTGTGAAACAGCAACAACTTCATTTTGGAATAATATAGATTCCAGCGTTAATACAACTATTAATGAAGAATTCCTTGTACCAAAGATAACAAATCCAATAGAAAATACTGAAAAAAAACAGTTTACAGCATTGGAAGTAGTTAGCACTAATACAGATACAGATGTTTTGACATATCATTCATCATGTAATAACTTTCCTTGGAATTCTATTATTACTGTGAGTGATGATGAACAAGAAATGTCTGTTGATGGAAAAAATCTTTACTCTCAGCCAGAGCAAATTGACATTGCAAATTTTCTTTAA